The following proteins are co-located in the Sphingomonas panacis genome:
- a CDS encoding RNA polymerase sigma factor, whose product MPNHDARALLTEALDFFNDHPRFSLRRDRRRNSYDLASRIEACLSAVPGPADPVIAEARDRWASSGFLRIDADEHVVTRDAQGYWVRAWVRIDPASIGEIDAVTAERYARALAALPDITRSILLAHQQDEQSIAQVAERLGLTTQEVERHIADALTRIGRAIGQG is encoded by the coding sequence ATGCCCAACCATGATGCCCGCGCGCTGCTCACCGAAGCGCTCGACTTCTTCAACGATCATCCGCGCTTTAGCCTGCGGCGCGACCGGCGGCGCAACAGCTATGATCTGGCTTCGCGGATCGAGGCATGCCTGTCTGCCGTCCCGGGGCCGGCTGATCCCGTAATCGCCGAAGCGCGCGATCGCTGGGCGTCGAGCGGCTTCCTGCGCATCGACGCCGACGAGCACGTCGTTACGCGGGATGCGCAAGGCTATTGGGTGCGCGCCTGGGTCCGGATCGACCCCGCCAGCATCGGCGAGATCGATGCGGTTACGGCCGAACGCTACGCCCGCGCGCTCGCGGCACTGCCGGATATCACACGATCCATTCTGCTCGCGCACCAGCAGGACGAGCAAAGCATTGCCCAGGTTGCCGAACGCCTCGGCCTCACCACGCAAGAGGTCGAGCGGCATATCGCCGACGCCCTCACGAGGATCGGGCGCGCGATCGGCCAGGGCTGA
- a CDS encoding DUF932 domain-containing protein, giving the protein MATLAQQIDAPRVSGAYKVDISRGRNIGRVSSEWFSRPDDEKFLSLDELYDSVRRRADRSRTRVVESRDVRVEASMDNAERLNLIVPGEAEPIAPTNWSFGQLSSLVGAPASYLRNLPAALAGINLQHGLLSHRGEQVKLLKTHEGRAELRAVTGPDYGRIWDHELVAAVMKIAGNGVSDTRWKVPGVLDWGSMRYNPYVDVTRETTTLYASDRDVFLFLVDDTHPIEAGKLPNGEPDLFFRGFYCWNSEVGSKTLGIATFYLRAVCMNRNLWGVENFEEISIRHSKFAANRFAYEAAPALETFADSSAMSFIEGIKTARSRIVARTGEDRESFLRKNGFSKTDTAKIIQSVTSEEGHPPASLFDFVQGITAHARAKSNQDTRLEIEGKARKLLARAN; this is encoded by the coding sequence ATGGCAACGCTTGCCCAGCAGATTGACGCGCCTCGAGTTTCCGGCGCGTACAAGGTCGATATCTCCCGCGGTCGCAACATTGGGCGGGTTTCGTCCGAATGGTTTTCGCGTCCCGATGACGAGAAGTTCTTGTCGCTCGATGAGCTCTACGACAGCGTCCGCCGCCGCGCCGACCGCTCCCGGACCCGCGTCGTCGAAAGCCGGGACGTGCGCGTCGAGGCGAGCATGGACAATGCCGAACGCCTCAACCTGATCGTTCCCGGCGAGGCCGAGCCGATCGCGCCGACCAATTGGTCCTTCGGCCAGTTGTCGAGCCTGGTCGGCGCCCCGGCGTCCTATCTGCGCAACCTGCCTGCCGCGCTCGCCGGCATCAATCTCCAGCACGGCCTGCTCAGCCATCGCGGCGAACAGGTAAAGCTCCTCAAGACCCATGAGGGCCGCGCCGAACTTCGCGCCGTCACCGGCCCCGATTACGGCCGCATCTGGGATCACGAACTGGTCGCCGCCGTCATGAAGATCGCGGGCAACGGCGTGTCGGACACGCGCTGGAAAGTGCCGGGCGTTCTCGACTGGGGTTCGATGCGCTATAACCCCTATGTCGATGTCACGCGCGAGACGACGACGCTCTATGCCTCCGATCGCGATGTTTTCCTCTTCCTGGTGGACGACACGCACCCGATCGAAGCCGGCAAACTTCCCAATGGCGAGCCCGATCTCTTCTTTCGCGGCTTCTACTGCTGGAACTCAGAAGTGGGTTCCAAAACATTGGGAATAGCTACTTTTTATCTTCGCGCGGTGTGTATGAATCGCAATCTATGGGGCGTCGAAAATTTCGAGGAAATCTCGATCCGACATTCCAAATTCGCCGCCAATCGGTTCGCTTACGAGGCCGCTCCGGCGCTCGAGACTTTTGCCGACTCCTCGGCGATGAGCTTCATCGAAGGCATCAAGACGGCGCGAAGCCGGATCGTCGCACGAACCGGCGAGGACCGCGAGTCCTTCCTGCGCAAGAACGGCTTCTCCAAGACCGACACCGCGAAGATCATCCAGTCGGTGACGTCCGAGGAAGGCCACCCGCCCGCCAGCCTGTTCGACTTCGTGCAGGGGATCACGGCCCACGCTCGGGCGAAGTCCAACCAGGACACCCGTCTCGAAATCGAGGGCAAGGCGCGCAAGCTCCTTGCCAGGGCAAATTGA
- a CDS encoding MucR family transcriptional regulator — MAEADNSGVMSLTVTLLSAYFANNTVPSSELPALVEGTRRALLGDAPEAPGKSADDTGGAASFTAPALEVEPEAPEAKPNAPEYKPAVSIEESLASPDQILSLIDGKPYKALKRHLSTHGLTPADYRARYGLPADYPLVAPSYSAARREVAQKFGLGGKRKSAPAPAAEEAPAEPITEAVEPPAAEATPAKPAAARRARTKAVTTGPKPVANAPKSTTSKSAKPIKDGKKTKATKTSKAPKAAVATTPAASADATPKPKRSRAPKASAGTPASAELAPDAAAPAE; from the coding sequence ATGGCCGAGGCCGACAATTCGGGCGTCATGTCTTTGACCGTGACGTTGCTCAGCGCTTATTTCGCCAACAATACCGTGCCGAGCAGCGAGTTGCCGGCGCTTGTCGAGGGAACACGACGGGCTCTGCTCGGCGATGCACCAGAGGCGCCAGGAAAGTCTGCCGACGATACTGGCGGGGCAGCTTCTTTCACCGCGCCGGCGCTGGAGGTCGAGCCTGAGGCTCCTGAAGCGAAACCGAACGCGCCGGAATATAAGCCGGCGGTATCCATTGAGGAAAGTCTTGCTTCGCCAGACCAGATACTGAGCCTGATCGACGGCAAGCCTTACAAAGCACTCAAGCGGCATCTTTCGACTCATGGCCTGACTCCCGCTGATTATCGCGCCCGATATGGTCTCCCGGCCGATTATCCTCTGGTGGCGCCGAGCTACTCGGCGGCGCGGCGCGAGGTCGCGCAGAAGTTTGGTCTTGGCGGCAAGCGTAAGAGCGCTCCGGCGCCGGCGGCCGAGGAAGCGCCCGCAGAACCAATTACCGAAGCGGTCGAGCCGCCCGCTGCGGAAGCAACTCCAGCGAAACCTGCGGCGGCGCGGCGCGCTCGAACCAAGGCCGTCACCACCGGGCCCAAGCCGGTGGCCAACGCGCCGAAGAGCACGACCTCGAAGAGCGCTAAACCGATCAAGGACGGCAAGAAGACCAAGGCCACCAAGACTTCGAAGGCGCCCAAGGCCGCTGTCGCCACGACGCCTGCGGCAAGTGCTGATGCCACCCCGAAGCCGAAGAGAAGCAGGGCGCCGAAAGCGTCCGCCGGAACGCCGGCTTCGGCTGAGCTTGCGCCAGACGCGGCAGCGCCCGCGGAATGA
- a CDS encoding strawberry notch family protein — translation MSHPLLALVPPHEPENTKAAHLYAVATRLAELLGRGQSVRRQDLTRLMDAAFSASDASGAWSMRDAYDALEAAQVLLLRSTTSPSAFALSDDDAFASLVRFERALPTQTYRSEHQIEMQQFSTPISLAWLAARAARITGHDHVLEPSAGTGMLAAHALRADAAKTLNERDPDRAALLGKLLGQPVTLHDAEFIHDLLPFGIAPTVVLINPPFSRSEGRGKDRFAGARHLRSALLRLAPGGRCVAIMPPSFAADGTGASGYAMVCETVQPRAEITILGHPYAKHGTSIAVRLLVFDRGWTGMTERHTAQTIEAAEAIVRAFPARVAAPDPQPPAPATVPLRPRKPAPAATTIFGGISKRVLTTPDRIAADTSPRPLIYALRETPLPAGDPVGHYAPWRPARIAIEGAKAHPDQLVESVAMASVLPPAPSYRPMLQPQALAALSEAQLETIIHAGEACERDLKGSFAPNQAGDQLREDPEGAVYRTGFFIADGTGVGKGREGAGVILDQWNRGRRRAIWISRSSALIEDARRDWSALGGLPIDIQPLDAFPLGEAVGMDSGILFLTYATLRSQRHDRASRLQQLLDWAGADFEGVILLDESHALGNAAGTETEFGVAKGSEQGLAGVRLQNALPRARIIYISATGATKPENLSYTAGLGLWGPGTAFQDRDAFLAAMEEGGIAAMEIVARDTKAMGLYTARALSFAGVEYDPLEHKLTPDQIAIYDAYADAWAVIHAGVAAALEAANIVDRASGRTLNAMAKGSALSRFESSKQRFWSALLISMKMPTVFQAIQTEIATGNVAVVQLVSTSEAILDRRLAELSPEERAHLDLELSPRATMIDYLKSAFPTQQMRVFATSDGSLRSEPMRDEAGNMVQCVEAIARRDALIEELCAMPPVPAALDALIARFGTARVAEVTGRSRRIVIGNDGCQKLERRGARANLAETQAFMDGQKPILVFSDAGGTGRSYHADVGCRTADKRRIHFLLEPGWRADVAIQGLGRTHRTNQSVPPVFRPVTTDCKGERRFISTIARRLDSLGALTRGQRQTGGQNMFDPADNLEGDYAREALTQWYHLLHGKKLASVTLAEFQAMTGLKLIEDDGTLLDKLPPIQRWLNRILALRIATQNAIFDEYMGLIQARVDAAREAGTLDVGVETIRAEQVIVRSEQTLRTDPVTGAETKLLRLELHLRPRVMHWKRLMQIWEGTSEIAYLYNRRSKRVALKVPSWSITDEEGRIISMCQLVRPTGATRTQEIAMWASLWKDIDRDEFQRLWEAEANEAEAKVEIETVNVATGLLLPVWHRLPQDDVRVWRIDDREGTSILGRLIPREAMADLQSAFGLDGTVELTAAELSAAAQKETGIAIPGLSGATLATALVNGTRRLEIRNYRPDDRERLKARGVFSEVIQYKTRLFVPLDRSTEVIEAILDMVRI, via the coding sequence ATGTCCCACCCTCTGCTTGCGCTCGTGCCGCCCCACGAGCCCGAAAACACCAAGGCTGCTCACTTGTACGCTGTGGCCACCCGCCTCGCCGAGTTGCTCGGCCGGGGCCAATCGGTCCGCCGCCAGGACCTCACCCGTCTTATGGATGCCGCCTTTAGCGCATCCGATGCGAGCGGCGCCTGGTCGATGCGCGATGCCTATGACGCGCTTGAAGCCGCGCAAGTCCTCCTGCTCAGATCGACCACAAGCCCTTCGGCCTTTGCCCTCTCCGATGACGATGCGTTCGCTTCGCTCGTCCGCTTCGAGCGTGCGCTGCCTACCCAGACCTATCGTTCCGAGCATCAGATCGAAATGCAGCAGTTCAGCACGCCGATCTCCCTGGCCTGGCTCGCGGCGCGGGCAGCGCGGATCACAGGGCACGACCATGTTCTCGAACCCTCCGCCGGGACCGGCATGCTCGCGGCTCACGCCCTGCGCGCCGACGCGGCTAAAACCCTTAATGAGCGCGATCCGGACCGGGCTGCGCTCCTCGGCAAGCTGCTGGGCCAGCCTGTCACCTTGCACGATGCCGAGTTCATTCATGATCTCCTGCCCTTTGGTATCGCTCCGACCGTCGTCTTGATCAATCCGCCCTTCAGCCGGAGCGAAGGGCGGGGCAAGGATCGCTTCGCCGGTGCGCGCCACCTGCGCTCGGCTCTTCTGCGCCTTGCTCCCGGCGGGCGCTGTGTTGCGATCATGCCGCCGAGTTTCGCCGCCGACGGCACCGGCGCGTCCGGCTACGCGATGGTGTGCGAGACGGTCCAGCCGCGCGCCGAGATCACTATCCTCGGGCACCCTTATGCCAAGCACGGCACCAGCATCGCGGTTCGCCTGCTAGTCTTCGACAGGGGCTGGACGGGCATGACCGAGCGCCATACCGCCCAGACCATCGAAGCGGCCGAGGCTATCGTCCGCGCATTCCCGGCACGCGTTGCTGCGCCCGACCCTCAGCCTCCCGCGCCTGCGACCGTTCCTCTGCGACCACGCAAGCCGGCTCCGGCCGCCACCACGATCTTCGGCGGGATCAGCAAGCGGGTTCTGACAACTCCGGATCGGATCGCTGCGGATACCAGTCCAAGGCCGCTAATCTACGCGCTGCGGGAGACGCCGCTCCCAGCGGGCGATCCGGTCGGTCACTATGCCCCATGGCGTCCGGCACGGATCGCGATCGAAGGCGCGAAGGCGCATCCTGATCAGCTGGTGGAGTCGGTTGCCATGGCTTCGGTCTTGCCTCCCGCACCGTCCTATCGTCCGATGCTGCAGCCCCAGGCACTGGCCGCATTGTCCGAGGCGCAGCTCGAAACCATCATCCATGCCGGCGAAGCATGCGAACGGGATCTCAAAGGCAGCTTCGCGCCAAATCAGGCCGGCGACCAATTGCGCGAGGATCCTGAAGGCGCTGTCTATCGTACCGGCTTCTTCATCGCCGACGGCACAGGCGTGGGCAAGGGCCGTGAAGGCGCGGGCGTCATCCTCGACCAATGGAACCGTGGACGGCGCCGCGCCATCTGGATCTCGCGCAGCTCGGCTCTCATCGAGGATGCACGGCGCGACTGGAGCGCGCTCGGCGGTCTGCCCATCGATATCCAGCCGCTCGACGCCTTCCCGCTGGGCGAGGCCGTCGGCATGGACAGCGGCATTCTTTTTCTCACCTATGCGACCCTGCGTTCGCAACGCCATGACCGGGCGTCGCGCCTCCAGCAGCTGCTCGACTGGGCGGGTGCGGATTTCGAAGGGGTGATCCTGCTCGATGAATCCCATGCGCTCGGCAACGCTGCGGGTACCGAGACCGAATTCGGCGTGGCGAAAGGTTCCGAGCAGGGCTTGGCCGGAGTTCGCCTGCAAAATGCATTGCCGCGAGCCCGGATCATCTACATCTCGGCAACCGGTGCCACCAAGCCTGAAAACCTCAGTTATACGGCGGGGCTAGGCCTCTGGGGGCCGGGCACCGCTTTTCAGGACCGCGACGCATTCCTCGCAGCGATGGAGGAAGGCGGCATCGCGGCGATGGAGATCGTGGCGCGCGATACCAAGGCGATGGGCCTCTATACCGCTCGCGCCCTAAGCTTCGCCGGCGTCGAATATGACCCGCTCGAGCATAAGCTCACCCCGGACCAGATCGCGATCTACGATGCCTATGCGGACGCGTGGGCGGTGATCCATGCGGGTGTCGCCGCAGCGCTCGAGGCCGCCAATATCGTCGATCGCGCATCTGGCCGCACCCTCAATGCCATGGCCAAGGGATCGGCGCTCAGCCGGTTCGAAAGCTCGAAGCAGCGCTTCTGGTCTGCCCTCCTGATCTCGATGAAGATGCCGACCGTTTTCCAGGCCATCCAGACGGAGATCGCCACCGGCAATGTCGCGGTGGTGCAACTGGTCAGCACCTCCGAGGCGATCCTCGATCGTCGCCTCGCCGAGCTCTCGCCTGAGGAGCGCGCGCATTTGGATTTGGAGCTTTCTCCCCGCGCCACGATGATAGACTACCTGAAGAGCGCCTTTCCGACGCAGCAGATGCGCGTGTTCGCAACCAGCGACGGATCCCTGCGATCGGAGCCGATGCGGGACGAGGCCGGCAACATGGTCCAATGCGTCGAAGCCATCGCTAGGCGCGACGCTCTGATCGAAGAACTCTGCGCGATGCCGCCGGTCCCTGCCGCCCTTGACGCGCTTATCGCTCGTTTCGGCACCGCGAGGGTCGCCGAAGTGACCGGGCGTTCACGCCGTATCGTCATTGGCAATGATGGTTGCCAGAAACTCGAACGCCGTGGTGCACGCGCCAACCTCGCCGAGACACAGGCCTTCATGGATGGACAGAAGCCGATCCTGGTCTTCTCGGACGCGGGCGGCACCGGCCGATCCTACCACGCCGACGTCGGGTGCCGGACGGCTGACAAGCGGCGCATCCACTTCCTGCTGGAGCCGGGCTGGCGTGCCGATGTCGCAATCCAGGGGCTGGGGCGCACGCATCGCACCAACCAGAGCGTGCCGCCAGTGTTCCGTCCCGTGACCACCGACTGCAAGGGGGAGCGGCGCTTTATCTCGACGATCGCACGCCGGCTCGACAGCCTCGGCGCCTTGACCCGCGGCCAGCGCCAGACCGGCGGCCAGAATATGTTCGATCCGGCGGACAATCTGGAAGGTGACTACGCGCGCGAAGCGCTCACCCAGTGGTACCATCTGCTGCACGGCAAGAAGCTCGCAAGCGTTACGCTGGCCGAGTTCCAGGCAATGACCGGGCTCAAGCTCATCGAGGACGACGGTACGCTGCTCGACAAGCTGCCGCCGATCCAGCGATGGCTCAATCGGATCCTGGCGCTGCGGATCGCCACGCAGAACGCGATCTTCGACGAATATATGGGTCTTATCCAGGCACGTGTCGATGCCGCGCGCGAAGCCGGAACGCTCGACGTGGGCGTGGAGACGATCCGCGCCGAACAGGTGATCGTGCGATCCGAACAAACACTCCGCACCGATCCGGTGACCGGCGCCGAGACGAAATTGTTGCGGCTCGAACTGCATCTGCGTCCTCGCGTGATGCACTGGAAGCGGCTGATGCAGATCTGGGAGGGCACGAGCGAGATCGCCTATCTCTACAACCGCCGATCGAAGCGCGTGGCGCTCAAGGTGCCGTCCTGGTCGATCACCGACGAAGAAGGCCGGATCATTTCTATGTGCCAGCTCGTGCGTCCGACCGGCGCGACCCGCACGCAGGAGATCGCGATGTGGGCAAGCCTCTGGAAGGACATCGACCGCGACGAATTCCAGAGGCTCTGGGAGGCAGAGGCAAACGAGGCCGAGGCGAAGGTCGAGATCGAGACCGTCAATGTGGCAACCGGGCTGCTCCTGCCAGTCTGGCACCGGCTTCCACAGGACGACGTCCGTGTCTGGCGGATCGATGACCGCGAGGGCACCTCGATCCTTGGCCGGCTGATCCCACGGGAAGCGATGGCGGACCTGCAGTCCGCGTTCGGTCTCGACGGCACGGTCGAACTGACTGCCGCTGAACTCAGCGCGGCCGCGCAGAAAGAAACGGGCATCGCGATCCCTGGCCTGAGCGGTGCGACCCTGGCGACGGCTCTGGTCAATGGTACGCGCCGGCTCGAAATCCGGAATTACCGTCCCGACGATCGCGAGCGGCTCAAAGCGCGCGGCGTGTTCAGCGAGGTCATTCAGTACAAGACCCGGTTGTTCGTGCCCCTGGACCGGTCGACCGAGGTCATCGAAGCAATCCTCGATATGGTGCGGATTTGA
- a CDS encoding DUF7146 domain-containing protein, whose protein sequence is MAKLTSKYNPELEAIGSGIVKRLGGVWKPGGAMCLCPAHPDRSPSLSVRVGDHALVFKCFAGCDNRDVIHEILRLDENALQHVEQACVSSPGMPTDLWRRQQALRIWDEARPITGTPAEIYLRRRRIAVLPRVLRFHPKTPLGGGGTVDFRPAMIAALHDGGLHDEGRFIAIQRTFFDRDDARRARDLVDPRMTLGRPDRAAVMLGTATSVLGLAEGIETALSAMILFGVPVWATLGSERLHQIALPDRVTRLILFPDNDIAGEIGVANALETYAMPGRDIAVEFPPSGFKDWNDVLRAGGGSGGVVAASGLMVRLSPPGDYPMTQLPILVPAANLAKSPSNVRTVSDAIADAQLEANIAAKGVRQNLIGVPVSRKKGHYRIIAGGRRLDAVHRLIEKGVFDADYQLAVLVLGNAKDAIETSLEENFFNLTMNPADTCRAFQDIIESEGKTPEDVAKRFGLTERFVRSRLRLADLADPIFEALRNAEITLNVAVAYASNSDRSRQAEVFELLKDGYYRSNVNEIKRQLAEDTYVGSDPKALLVGRDAYIEAGGRVDLDLFSDSTTERWIDGDLLNRLVADKLAAAAEALREREGLAEVRVIPATHVTYNDTWDLRPLKGDTPELTAEQQARLDELESEIEAANEAWEEADEEAQADLANRVDMLEAEYRAIENQSPILTEEQKAGALAYVVIGHDGEPRLHEQLYVAPVEDETDEDSVQETGDDETVGTGAGTAPGKPAYSQRLSQELAEMKSELLRVHIASDPRFALDLGTFWMVDKATRHSGAYDLATELKADKPWSSLSGFQSGTLAAEEWGKIDEALDRSWTEAGDTCQRYDAFCALPDEARAAWLAWAVARTLHAVTADSKAVALINHLGTKLDIDVAAWWRPTANNYFDRLSSKAAILAHLDEIGGKELSSRYGASKKHDLATSAEKIFAGTVPIEAELRDAALAWVPDVMRYAEAAPDVVEVEPVAVNDEDHGPTADELPQAA, encoded by the coding sequence ATGGCCAAGCTCACCAGCAAATATAATCCGGAACTTGAGGCTATCGGCTCCGGAATCGTCAAACGCCTGGGAGGCGTCTGGAAGCCGGGAGGCGCCATGTGCCTCTGCCCGGCCCATCCGGATCGCAGTCCCAGCCTTTCGGTTCGCGTCGGCGATCATGCGCTCGTCTTCAAATGCTTTGCCGGCTGCGACAACCGCGATGTCATCCACGAGATCCTTCGTCTCGATGAGAATGCGCTCCAGCACGTCGAGCAGGCATGCGTATCATCTCCAGGCATGCCTACGGATCTCTGGCGACGGCAGCAGGCCCTCCGCATCTGGGATGAGGCGCGGCCGATCACCGGCACGCCCGCCGAGATCTATCTGCGGCGTCGACGTATCGCTGTGCTTCCACGCGTCCTGCGCTTTCATCCGAAGACACCGCTCGGCGGCGGCGGCACCGTCGATTTCAGACCGGCGATGATCGCGGCGCTTCACGATGGGGGCCTGCATGATGAAGGCCGTTTCATAGCGATCCAGCGCACCTTCTTCGATCGGGACGATGCGCGGAGGGCCCGCGACTTGGTCGATCCACGCATGACACTTGGCCGACCCGACCGCGCTGCCGTCATGCTCGGCACGGCAACCTCCGTCCTGGGCCTTGCCGAGGGCATCGAGACCGCGCTCTCGGCGATGATACTCTTCGGCGTTCCCGTCTGGGCGACGCTGGGCAGCGAACGGCTGCACCAAATCGCGCTGCCGGACCGCGTGACGCGGCTCATTCTCTTTCCCGACAACGACATTGCCGGCGAGATCGGTGTGGCCAACGCCCTTGAAACCTACGCCATGCCGGGTCGCGATATCGCGGTCGAATTCCCGCCCTCGGGCTTCAAGGACTGGAACGACGTGCTTCGAGCGGGGGGAGGGAGTGGGGGAGTGGTGGCGGCAAGTGGCCTGATGGTCAGGCTGTCCCCGCCAGGAGACTATCCCATGACCCAACTTCCTATCCTCGTTCCGGCGGCGAACCTCGCCAAGTCGCCGAGCAACGTGCGCACTGTCAGCGATGCGATCGCCGACGCCCAGCTCGAGGCGAACATCGCCGCGAAAGGTGTGCGCCAGAACCTCATCGGCGTGCCCGTCTCGCGCAAGAAGGGGCACTACCGCATCATTGCCGGCGGTCGGCGCCTCGATGCCGTCCATCGCCTGATCGAGAAGGGCGTGTTCGATGCCGACTATCAACTCGCGGTGCTGGTTTTGGGCAACGCCAAGGACGCGATCGAAACCAGTCTCGAGGAGAATTTCTTCAACCTCACGATGAACCCGGCCGACACCTGCCGGGCCTTCCAGGACATCATCGAGAGCGAAGGAAAGACGCCCGAGGACGTCGCGAAGCGCTTTGGCCTTACCGAGCGCTTCGTTCGCAGTCGGCTTCGCCTCGCTGACCTCGCCGACCCCATCTTCGAGGCGCTGCGCAACGCCGAGATCACGCTGAATGTGGCCGTGGCCTACGCGAGCAACAGCGACCGGAGCCGCCAGGCAGAAGTCTTCGAACTGCTCAAGGATGGCTACTACCGGAGCAACGTCAACGAGATCAAACGCCAGCTCGCCGAGGACACCTATGTCGGCAGCGATCCCAAGGCGCTGCTCGTCGGACGGGACGCCTATATCGAAGCGGGCGGCCGCGTCGATCTCGACCTTTTCTCCGACTCGACCACCGAACGCTGGATCGACGGCGACCTCCTCAACCGTCTGGTTGCCGACAAGCTCGCCGCCGCGGCGGAAGCGCTGCGCGAACGCGAGGGGCTGGCGGAAGTCCGGGTCATTCCCGCGACGCATGTCACCTACAATGACACGTGGGATCTGCGCCCGCTCAAGGGCGACACGCCCGAACTCACGGCCGAGCAGCAGGCTCGCCTCGACGAACTCGAAAGTGAGATCGAGGCGGCCAACGAGGCCTGGGAGGAGGCGGACGAAGAGGCTCAGGCTGATCTGGCCAACCGGGTTGACATGCTCGAGGCGGAATATCGCGCGATCGAGAACCAGTCGCCGATCCTGACCGAAGAGCAGAAAGCCGGGGCGCTTGCCTATGTCGTGATCGGTCATGACGGAGAGCCCCGCCTCCACGAGCAGCTCTACGTCGCGCCGGTCGAGGACGAGACCGACGAAGACAGCGTCCAGGAAACCGGGGATGACGAGACGGTCGGGACCGGGGCCGGCACGGCTCCTGGCAAGCCCGCCTACAGCCAGCGCCTCTCCCAGGAACTGGCCGAGATGAAGAGCGAGTTGCTGCGCGTCCATATCGCCAGCGATCCGCGCTTCGCGCTCGACCTGGGCACGTTCTGGATGGTCGACAAGGCGACCCGGCATTCGGGCGCCTATGACCTCGCGACCGAGCTCAAGGCAGACAAGCCCTGGTCGTCCCTCTCCGGCTTCCAGAGCGGTACGCTTGCCGCCGAGGAATGGGGCAAGATCGACGAAGCGCTCGACCGCAGCTGGACCGAGGCGGGCGACACCTGCCAACGGTACGATGCCTTCTGCGCGCTTCCCGACGAGGCCCGTGCTGCCTGGCTTGCCTGGGCGGTCGCCCGAACGCTGCACGCGGTCACCGCCGACAGCAAGGCGGTCGCGTTGATCAACCATCTCGGCACCAAGCTCGACATCGACGTTGCGGCCTGGTGGCGCCCGACCGCGAACAACTATTTCGATCGCCTGAGCAGCAAGGCCGCGATCCTTGCCCATCTCGACGAGATTGGCGGGAAGGAGCTGTCGAGCCGTTACGGGGCGTCGAAGAAGCATGATCTCGCGACCTCGGCAGAGAAGATCTTCGCGGGAACCGTTCCGATCGAAGCGGAACTCCGGGATGCGGCGCTCGCTTGGGTGCCGGACGTCATGCGTTATGCCGAAGCAGCGCCTGACGTTGTCGAAGTCGAACCGGTGGCTGTGAACGACGAGGACCACGGTCCGACCGCCGACGAGCTGCCGCAGGCCGCCTGA
- a CDS encoding RNA polymerase sigma factor — MFQAQQCEDAGAPAAAIYEEQQFVALYREEAPKLRSFLRRRIWLEDDRDDMVQEAFTRLAASQSASAWSNPGAYLHGIVRHLLADRVRAWAKSQSLDPVSCPVPQEVAGPDEAAELNQMRERYRVAIDGLPPRTKEVYLLHRVEELGYRQIAEQLSISIRTVEWHVAEAIVRIGKTIGNPNG; from the coding sequence ATGTTTCAGGCGCAGCAATGCGAAGACGCCGGCGCGCCAGCCGCCGCGATCTATGAGGAACAGCAGTTCGTCGCCTTGTATCGAGAGGAGGCGCCCAAACTGCGCTCCTTCCTCCGAAGGCGTATTTGGCTCGAAGACGACCGCGATGACATGGTGCAGGAGGCCTTCACCAGGCTGGCAGCTTCACAATCGGCAAGCGCCTGGAGCAATCCCGGCGCCTATCTGCACGGAATCGTTCGGCACCTTCTCGCGGATCGTGTGCGAGCCTGGGCGAAAAGCCAATCTCTCGACCCGGTTTCCTGCCCGGTCCCTCAGGAGGTTGCCGGGCCAGACGAAGCTGCGGAGCTGAACCAGATGCGGGAGCGCTATCGTGTCGCAATCGATGGTCTCCCGCCGCGGACAAAAGAGGTGTATTTGCTACATAGGGTGGAAGAACTCGGCTATAGGCAGATAGCGGAGCAGCTGAGCATCAGTATTAGAACTGTGGAGTGGCATGTGGCGGAGGCCATTGTGCGGATCGGCAAGACCATCGGAAACCCCAATGGCTGA